A genomic region of Fodinisporobacter ferrooxydans contains the following coding sequences:
- a CDS encoding patatin-like phospholipase family protein: MKQPKIVLALGSGGARGYAHIGVLQVLEELGVPIYGIAGASMGSVVGAFYASGMGLRYIESLALHMKRRHLLDFTMPKMGFVTGGKVTEMLHLLTKGLNFEDLVVKLAVVATDLENGERVVFQSGPVYQAVRASISIPGIFVPARIDGRLFIDGGVIDRVPIRVARDMGADIVVGVDVGLYDQLPPVKSIFDVILQSIDIMEREIIKMRSQEADFLIRPNVGHISSTAFTDVEECIELGRQAMRDQADALLECIRQAEDEREEYQEI; the protein is encoded by the coding sequence GTGAAACAACCGAAGATTGTTTTGGCGCTGGGATCGGGCGGTGCACGGGGGTATGCACATATTGGTGTGCTGCAAGTGCTGGAAGAATTGGGCGTACCCATATACGGAATCGCAGGAGCGTCGATGGGGAGCGTTGTGGGGGCGTTTTATGCGTCCGGAATGGGATTGCGCTATATTGAATCATTGGCTTTGCACATGAAACGCAGACATTTGCTGGATTTTACCATGCCGAAAATGGGGTTTGTCACAGGCGGGAAAGTTACAGAAATGCTGCATTTGTTGACAAAAGGATTGAATTTCGAGGACCTGGTGGTAAAACTGGCGGTTGTGGCAACAGATCTGGAAAATGGGGAGCGTGTTGTTTTTCAGTCGGGGCCTGTGTATCAAGCGGTTCGCGCCAGTATTTCGATCCCGGGAATTTTTGTGCCGGCCCGAATTGACGGCCGCTTGTTTATCGATGGCGGTGTGATTGATCGGGTACCGATCCGTGTGGCGCGGGATATGGGTGCGGATATCGTCGTCGGCGTCGATGTAGGATTATATGACCAATTGCCACCGGTCAAATCCATTTTTGATGTCATCTTGCAGTCGATCGACATCATGGAGCGGGAAATTATAAAAATGCGGAGCCAGGAAGCGGATTTTCTCATCCGTCCAAACGTTGGACATATCAGCTCAACAGCATTTACCGATGTCGAAGAATGCATTGAATTGGGCAGACAAGCAATGCGCGATCAGGCAGACGCATTGCTGGAATGCATTCGGCAAGCGGAAGATGAGAGAGAGGAGTATCAGGAGATATGA
- the fapR gene encoding transcription factor FapR, with the protein MAYSKKQRQQMLTDIVQNEPFLTDEELAERFQVSVQTVRLDRLALGIPEVRERIKAVAKMQRANVRTLDATEVIGEIIDLEFNTYGISILDVGTEHVFAKTKMMRGHHLFAQANSLAIALMDTDVAVTATADVRFLRPVLQGERLVCKAVVESGKRDRIQVRVITKAGDDVVFEGTFLVVRLRKWEEGTNHEVGS; encoded by the coding sequence GTGGCATATTCCAAAAAACAACGGCAGCAAATGTTGACAGACATTGTTCAAAATGAACCTTTTTTGACGGACGAAGAATTGGCGGAACGGTTTCAGGTCAGTGTACAGACGGTTCGGCTGGACCGTTTGGCATTAGGTATTCCAGAAGTGCGCGAACGAATCAAGGCTGTTGCAAAAATGCAGCGGGCGAATGTACGGACGTTAGATGCAACGGAAGTCATCGGAGAAATCATTGATCTGGAATTCAATACATATGGAATTTCGATTTTGGATGTTGGAACGGAACATGTGTTTGCAAAAACCAAAATGATGCGTGGTCATCATTTGTTTGCACAAGCGAATTCACTGGCAATCGCCCTTATGGATACAGATGTTGCGGTCACTGCAACTGCCGATGTTCGTTTCTTGCGTCCGGTTTTGCAAGGAGAGCGGCTCGTGTGCAAAGCAGTCGTAGAAAGCGGCAAACGGGATCGGATCCAAGTTCGCGTGATTACCAAAGCGGGCGATGATGTCGTGTTCGAAGGGACATTTCTTGTCGTACGCCTGCGCAAATGGGAGGAAGGTACGAATCATGAAGTTGGCAGTTGA
- a CDS encoding YceD family protein, whose protein sequence is MILRWRDVSDHTEPVCLEDSFDLSRLAEEHSQIAQIDPAHVAVCASIHDQMCTIQGQMDTRITYYCSRCLTPTVQLVAVAVVERFVQDPDKVDEDDDQVHLVSDAIELDPYLEQAAVLAISYRPLCSDSCQGLCPVCGINKNVQTCTCDTRRVDPRLADLAKFFQQDE, encoded by the coding sequence ATGATTTTGCGTTGGCGAGATGTGAGTGATCACACTGAGCCTGTTTGCCTTGAAGATTCCTTTGATTTGAGCCGGCTTGCTGAAGAGCATTCGCAGATTGCGCAAATCGATCCTGCACACGTTGCTGTGTGCGCATCGATCCATGATCAAATGTGTACGATTCAGGGACAGATGGATACCAGGATCACCTATTATTGCTCCCGTTGTTTGACTCCGACAGTACAACTGGTTGCCGTTGCGGTAGTGGAACGGTTTGTGCAAGATCCGGACAAAGTGGATGAAGATGACGACCAGGTTCATTTGGTGTCTGACGCCATCGAACTTGATCCATACTTAGAACAAGCAGCTGTTTTGGCGATTTCCTATCGGCCTTTGTGCAGTGATTCTTGCCAAGGATTATGTCCGGTTTGCGGCATCAATAAAAATGTCCAGACTTGTACATGTGATACACGCCGGGTTGATCCTCGATTGGCTGACTTGGCAAAGTTTTTTCAACAAGACGAATGA
- the rsmD gene encoding 16S rRNA (guanine(966)-N(2))-methyltransferase RsmD, producing MRVIAGICKGRRLAAVPGQSTRPTSDKVKESIFNMIGPFFEEGHVLDAYAGTGALAIEALSRGMETATCIDIEPKSLHVIKKNLAECGFLTQAEVYRNDAKRAISILAKKDKRYDLVFLDPPYRYDTIPELISQLQEQRLVNDRAKIVAEHDAGVRLPDEIGEFVQIRYVVYGDTGVTIYQKKTEE from the coding sequence ATGAGAGTCATTGCCGGAATTTGCAAGGGGCGGAGATTGGCGGCGGTGCCGGGGCAATCGACACGTCCGACGAGCGATAAAGTAAAAGAATCGATTTTTAATATGATCGGCCCGTTTTTCGAAGAGGGCCATGTTTTGGATGCATACGCAGGTACGGGGGCGCTGGCGATTGAGGCGCTGAGCCGTGGAATGGAAACAGCCACTTGTATCGATATCGAACCAAAGAGTTTGCATGTGATCAAAAAAAATTTAGCGGAATGCGGTTTTTTGACACAAGCGGAAGTGTATAGAAATGACGCGAAACGGGCGATTTCGATACTCGCCAAAAAAGACAAACGCTATGATTTGGTATTTTTGGACCCTCCCTATCGATATGATACGATCCCCGAATTGATTTCGCAGTTGCAGGAGCAGCGCCTTGTAAATGATCGCGCCAAAATTGTTGCGGAACACGATGCGGGCGTTCGGCTGCCTGACGAGATTGGTGAATTTGTGCAAATTCGGTACGTGGTCTATGGGGATACGGGTGTAACGATTTATCAAAAGAAGACGGAGGAATGA
- the rpmF gene encoding 50S ribosomal protein L32 yields MAVPQHRTSKTRKRMRRSHWKLEAPGIVQCPQCHEPKLAHRVCKNCGHYKGRSVIEA; encoded by the coding sequence ATGGCAGTACCACAACATAGAACGTCTAAAACTCGTAAACGTATGCGTCGTTCTCATTGGAAATTGGAAGCTCCAGGCATCGTTCAGTGCCCACAGTGCCATGAGCCGAAATTGGCGCATCGCGTTTGCAAAAATTGCGGGCATTACAAAGGACGCTCCGTAATTGAAGCGTAA
- a CDS encoding nucleotidyltransferase has translation MRIAGIVVEYNPMHNGHAYHLQQTKAITGAAGIVAVMSGNFLQRGEPALVDKWSRTQMALQNGVDLVLELPFVFANQNATQFAYGAIATLDALGIVDSLCFGSEAGDIDPLQHISRELLQPSAHFHAAFEHYNALGHSFPKAMAEALGSLQLGDVTDDLVKKPNNALGIAYLQAIQKLKSAIKPYTTTRIHADYHHPYADHESIASATAIRNMILQHRSDHSFSAAQPFIPATTLHILQDCILSGKQLQTWEAFSLPLFAKLETLSAQELAMHVHIDEGLAARIKQAVRQCTTVTELIRYTKTRRYTWTRIQRSLTSVLLGLTKQSLREISAEQGPSYIRILGFNETGRKMLKQARKISRLPILTNLDSTADPMLAFDLQAARIYARSFWNDKSFLLREFQPPVMDVRGAVSDIQSHPPTSAPEQSSFSCQ, from the coding sequence ATGCGGATAGCCGGAATTGTTGTCGAATATAATCCCATGCATAACGGCCATGCATACCATCTGCAACAAACCAAGGCGATCACCGGTGCCGCCGGCATTGTCGCTGTGATGAGCGGAAATTTTCTGCAGCGTGGCGAGCCGGCGCTCGTCGACAAATGGAGCCGTACGCAAATGGCATTGCAAAACGGCGTAGACCTCGTGCTTGAACTGCCGTTTGTGTTTGCCAACCAGAATGCAACACAGTTCGCATATGGAGCCATCGCTACTCTCGATGCACTGGGAATTGTCGATTCCCTTTGCTTCGGTTCGGAAGCGGGAGACATTGACCCTTTGCAGCATATCAGCCGTGAACTTTTGCAGCCATCGGCACACTTTCACGCAGCTTTTGAACATTATAACGCATTGGGACACTCATTTCCAAAAGCAATGGCAGAAGCATTAGGGTCGCTGCAGCTTGGTGATGTCACGGACGATTTGGTGAAAAAGCCGAATAATGCCTTGGGAATTGCGTATTTACAGGCCATTCAAAAACTTAAAAGCGCAATCAAGCCATATACGACAACCCGTATCCATGCGGATTACCACCACCCCTACGCGGATCACGAGTCCATCGCCAGCGCAACAGCCATACGAAACATGATTTTGCAACATCGATCCGATCATTCGTTCTCGGCTGCTCAACCATTTATTCCGGCAACTACCCTTCATATATTGCAGGACTGTATTCTATCCGGAAAACAATTGCAGACATGGGAAGCTTTTTCGCTCCCGCTGTTTGCAAAACTCGAAACCTTGTCCGCGCAGGAATTGGCCATGCACGTGCACATCGACGAAGGACTTGCCGCACGCATCAAACAAGCTGTCCGACAATGCACAACCGTCACCGAGCTCATTCGATACACGAAAACCAGGCGTTATACCTGGACCCGTATCCAACGGTCGCTGACATCCGTACTGCTGGGCCTTACCAAGCAATCATTGCGGGAAATAAGCGCCGAGCAAGGACCTTCCTATATTCGGATTCTGGGATTTAATGAGACCGGCAGAAAGATGCTAAAGCAAGCGCGGAAGATCAGCCGTTTGCCGATCCTGACAAATCTCGACAGCACCGCCGATCCAATGCTTGCCTTTGATCTGCAAGCTGCGCGCATCTACGCCCGCAGCTTCTGGAACGACAAATCTTTCCTGCTGCGTGAATTCCAGCCGCCTGTCATGGATGTTCGGGGAGCTGTTTCAGATATTCAATCGCATCCGCCAACGTCCGCACCGGAACAATCTTCATTTTCGTGCCAATAG
- the coaD gene encoding pantetheine-phosphate adenylyltransferase: MRAAIYPGSFDPITLGHLDIIKRSARVFDRVIVAIMVNPQKNPLFSVEERKTLIAQSVQHLANVQIDSFPGLLVDYVRRNHVDVIIKGLRAVSDFEAELQMALMNRKLYAGAETFFIPTDAQYSYISSSLVKEIARHGGDVKDLVPDPVWRELRNKYRHMS, encoded by the coding sequence ATGAGAGCAGCGATTTACCCTGGAAGTTTTGATCCGATCACACTGGGACATTTGGATATTATCAAACGATCTGCCCGCGTATTTGATCGGGTCATTGTGGCGATCATGGTGAATCCGCAGAAGAATCCTTTGTTTTCAGTGGAAGAACGCAAGACTCTTATTGCGCAATCTGTACAACACTTGGCAAATGTACAAATCGATAGTTTTCCAGGTTTGTTGGTGGACTATGTGAGACGAAATCATGTGGATGTGATTATAAAAGGGCTGCGTGCCGTATCCGACTTCGAAGCGGAATTGCAGATGGCCCTCATGAATCGAAAATTGTATGCAGGTGCAGAGACGTTTTTTATTCCAACAGATGCACAGTATTCGTATATATCATCAAGTCTCGTCAAAGAAATCGCCAGGCATGGGGGCGATGTGAAGGATTTGGTGCCGGATCCCGTCTGGCGGGAATTGCGGAACAAATACCGACACATGTCCTAA
- the asd gene encoding archaetidylserine decarboxylase (Phosphatidylserine decarboxylase is synthesized as a single chain precursor. Generation of the pyruvoyl active site from a Ser is coupled to cleavage of a Gly-Ser bond between the larger (beta) and smaller (alpha chains). It is an integral membrane protein.), with the protein MGKPAWSDRIKFMAVRVLPKHLLSRLAGTFARSSFSRVFIPLYIKAFQIDLTQIEKKPHEYQSLTEFFTRRLLPDVRPIDPHAHSIVSPVDGTVAQFGVIRDGKLIQAKGVTYTVAELLADVQKQNVYEGGWFITIYLSPTDYHRIHMPVAGTPSMYTYVPGSLYPVNPLGVKYVPGLFAKNERIITYFKGPYGEFALVKVGATIVGSVVVEYGNARTNVKRGQLIHCELPSAVEYGKGQECGRFEFGSTVILLFPRGVLVPEPGLFSGQTLRMGQRIGELVR; encoded by the coding sequence GTGGGAAAACCGGCATGGTCGGATCGTATCAAATTTATGGCAGTACGTGTATTGCCGAAACATCTGTTGTCGCGCCTGGCGGGAACATTTGCCCGCAGTTCGTTCAGCCGTGTTTTTATCCCTTTGTATATCAAAGCGTTTCAGATCGATTTGACACAAATTGAAAAAAAGCCACATGAATATCAATCATTAACAGAATTTTTTACGCGGCGGTTGCTTCCGGATGTTCGACCGATCGATCCGCATGCACATTCGATCGTCAGTCCGGTTGACGGAACAGTTGCCCAGTTCGGCGTGATTCGCGATGGCAAATTGATTCAGGCGAAAGGCGTTACATATACGGTTGCTGAGTTATTGGCAGATGTGCAGAAACAGAATGTATATGAGGGCGGATGGTTTATCACCATATATTTAAGTCCGACAGATTATCATCGCATCCATATGCCTGTCGCGGGAACACCAAGCATGTACACATATGTTCCAGGTTCCTTGTATCCGGTAAATCCGCTGGGTGTGAAGTACGTTCCCGGTCTGTTTGCCAAAAACGAACGGATTATTACGTATTTTAAAGGTCCATATGGAGAATTTGCCCTTGTGAAAGTGGGTGCGACAATTGTCGGCAGCGTCGTCGTGGAGTACGGGAATGCCCGCACCAATGTAAAACGAGGCCAATTGATACACTGTGAATTGCCGTCTGCTGTGGAATATGGAAAAGGGCAGGAGTGTGGTCGGTTTGAATTTGGTTCGACTGTCATCCTTTTGTTTCCGCGAGGAGTTCTGGTGCCTGAACCAGGTTTGTTTTCCGGGCAAACCCTGCGGATGGGCCAGCGAATCGGGGAATTGGTGCGATGA
- the plsX gene encoding phosphate acyltransferase PlsX, producing the protein MKLAVDAMGGDRAPQVIVEGALSAVQTWKDLEIVLVGDEQRIQPFLKAGHSRIHIRHTKEWITAEDEPVKSIRRKKEASMVLCGEMVKNGEAEALISAGNTGALMATALLIVGRMAGIERPALASILPTLAGKSVMLLDSGANMDASPQHLLDYAEMGYLYMNRVQHIDKPRIGLLNVGTEAAKGNQLTKQAYPLLEASDRIRFVGNIEARDLVSGEVDVVVCDGFIGNVVLKFYEGIGSGLLRELKSTFLANWRTKLGALLVKQEFKRMQKKFDYAEYGGAPMLGIEGICIKAHGSSNARAIHNAIGQAYECVKGNVVETIRELKHMGDDEPK; encoded by the coding sequence ATGAAGTTGGCAGTTGATGCGATGGGGGGCGACCGAGCCCCGCAAGTGATTGTAGAGGGAGCGTTATCGGCGGTCCAAACGTGGAAGGATCTTGAAATTGTCCTCGTCGGCGATGAACAAAGGATTCAGCCATTTTTGAAAGCAGGCCATTCACGCATACACATCAGACACACAAAAGAATGGATTACTGCCGAAGATGAACCGGTGAAGTCGATTCGTCGAAAAAAAGAAGCATCAATGGTCTTGTGTGGAGAAATGGTGAAAAACGGAGAAGCGGAAGCGTTGATTTCCGCCGGGAATACAGGTGCGCTTATGGCAACCGCCTTGTTGATCGTGGGCCGGATGGCAGGCATCGAACGTCCCGCATTAGCGTCGATCCTGCCGACGCTCGCAGGCAAAAGCGTGATGTTGCTCGACAGCGGCGCCAATATGGATGCATCTCCCCAACACCTGTTGGATTATGCGGAAATGGGCTATTTGTATATGAATCGCGTGCAGCACATTGACAAACCTCGTATAGGTCTGTTAAATGTTGGAACAGAAGCTGCGAAAGGAAACCAATTGACAAAGCAGGCATACCCGCTGCTCGAAGCTTCCGATCGCATCCGATTTGTGGGGAATATTGAAGCGAGGGATTTGGTTTCCGGCGAAGTGGATGTTGTGGTATGTGACGGCTTTATCGGAAATGTGGTGCTGAAGTTCTATGAAGGGATCGGTTCAGGGCTGCTGCGGGAATTGAAATCCACATTTCTGGCGAACTGGCGGACAAAATTGGGAGCGCTTTTGGTCAAGCAGGAATTTAAACGGATGCAAAAGAAATTTGATTATGCGGAATATGGCGGAGCGCCGATGCTTGGCATCGAAGGGATCTGCATCAAAGCGCACGGATCCTCCAATGCTCGTGCCATACATAATGCCATCGGTCAGGCATATGAATGTGTCAAGGGAAA
- a CDS encoding SepM family pheromone-processing serine protease: MTGPQPQFRRKLGLQISGVCIAILLILGAVVPLPYFVEYPGSAESLQPIITVEGGHKIEKGTFMLTTVSMLRASNVYYFLYGLAQSNSEVKKKSEVDPGMSEADYHYTQQYMMDSAKQNAVASALSYLGKPVTVRYLGVEVLSILPDSHAKSVLKTGDIIQSINHYPIQTSEQLLQALKNKKPGAKVTLTFERNHTVQDAQVQLMNLQNHQENGPVAANKAGLGITPGTVIKTETPYQIQIKTGNIGGPSAGFMFAVEIVNQLADRDLTKGYRIAGTGTIDPSGHIGQIGGIEHKIVAADREHADIFFVPKDIRKTDTNEKKAIAEAKAIGTKMKIVPVRTLADAIEYLKQLPEHP; encoded by the coding sequence ATGACCGGACCACAACCCCAATTTCGCCGGAAGCTCGGATTGCAGATCAGTGGGGTCTGTATTGCCATTTTGCTCATACTTGGCGCAGTCGTTCCCCTTCCGTATTTCGTCGAGTATCCGGGCAGCGCCGAATCGTTGCAGCCGATCATCACGGTGGAAGGCGGTCACAAGATCGAAAAGGGAACATTTATGTTGACAACGGTTTCGATGCTGCGTGCGAGCAATGTGTATTATTTTTTGTACGGATTGGCCCAGAGCAACAGCGAGGTCAAGAAAAAAAGTGAAGTCGATCCGGGGATGAGCGAGGCGGATTATCATTACACACAGCAATACATGATGGATTCGGCCAAGCAAAATGCGGTTGCGTCCGCGCTGAGCTATCTGGGAAAGCCGGTCACAGTCAGGTATCTGGGTGTGGAAGTGTTGTCGATTCTGCCTGATTCCCACGCGAAGTCTGTCTTGAAGACGGGTGATATCATCCAAAGCATCAACCATTATCCGATCCAGACGAGCGAACAGTTGCTGCAGGCGTTGAAAAACAAAAAACCAGGTGCGAAAGTGACGCTTACATTTGAGCGAAATCATACGGTGCAAGATGCGCAAGTCCAATTGATGAATTTGCAGAACCATCAAGAAAACGGCCCTGTGGCAGCGAATAAGGCAGGGTTGGGGATCACGCCGGGAACGGTTATCAAAACGGAGACGCCCTATCAAATTCAGATCAAGACAGGGAACATCGGCGGTCCGTCTGCCGGATTTATGTTTGCCGTCGAAATCGTCAATCAATTAGCCGATCGGGACTTGACCAAAGGGTATCGGATTGCCGGCACGGGAACGATCGATCCGAGCGGACATATCGGCCAGATCGGCGGAATCGAACATAAAATCGTCGCAGCGGATCGGGAGCATGCCGATATATTCTTCGTTCCGAAAGATATCCGAAAAACGGACACCAATGAGAAAAAAGCCATTGCCGAAGCAAAGGCTATTGGCACGAAAATGAAGATTGTTCCGGTGCGGACGTTGGCGGATGCGATTGAATATCTGAAACAGCTCCCCGAACATCCATGA